The Candidatus Hydrogenedentota bacterium genome includes the window AATTACTCGATCCTATACGGTGTTGCTTATTCTTGTTTTTAATATATTTCAAATTTGAGATCTCAAATTCCCCACTAATACGGAGTTGACCCACTAGCAATGTCCAGCGCCTTAGGTATACTTCATTTCGCAGAGCACTATGTCGAGCGCATCTGGGGCGGGCGGCGTCTACAATCAGCCTACGGCAAGCCGCTTCCTGTAGATGTCCCCATCGGTGAAGCATGGCTCGTCTCTGACCATCCCTCTGCTGAAAGCACCGTCGACGAGGGTCCGCACACCGGCCGTTCTCTTCACGATCTCATGCAGGAGTACGGCACCGCTCTGCTCGGCACTGCGGCAACTCCCACAATCCACGGCAGGTTCCCGTTGCTTCTGAAGCTGTTGGACTCGACCGATTACCTCTCCGTGCAAGTCCATCCCGACGATGCCTGCGCCCTTCGCCTGGGCGAACCCGACGTCGGCAAGACCGAAATGTGGCACGTTCTGCAATCGGACCAGGGGGGGCAGCTCTTCTGTGGCCTGGACCCCGCCGCGACACCCGAATCCCTGGCCCATGCCATCCGTGCCAACACCCTTGAATCCCTCTTGCCGCACTTCGCTGTCCAACCCGGCGATTCGGTCTTTGTCCCTGCGGGCACCATTCACGCCATCGGACCTGGACTCGTCCTTGCCGAAATTCAACAG containing:
- a CDS encoding class I mannose-6-phosphate isomerase: MSSALGILHFAEHYVERIWGGRRLQSAYGKPLPVDVPIGEAWLVSDHPSAESTVDEGPHTGRSLHDLMQEYGTALLGTAATPTIHGRFPLLLKLLDSTDYLSVQVHPDDACALRLGEPDVGKTEMWHVLQSDQGGQLFCGLDPAATPESLAHAIRANTLESLLPHFAVQPGDSVFVPAGTIHAIGPGLVLAEIQQNSDLTYRLYDWGRVQADGTPRALHIEKSVAATHFGEHHPGKAPSLLMDDIGGRRSLLAACRYFAAERLDLESPYNRQTRHTSFHIILALSGALTVTTESSTRSLAPSEAVLIPAGEDSFTLQGHGVCLDYYVPDLHQDIIVPLRDSGHADSAIGALVHQ